One window of Candidatus Methanomethylicota archaeon genomic DNA carries:
- a CDS encoding amidophosphoribosyltransferase has translation MDYLRHNCGVSAVYRFDGGSVLEYLYWSLVSLNHRGHQSYGIVTYDGDFHSLKDLGLISDIPIDKITSMAKQLTGDVGIGHVRYATSGESSKFNLALDAQPIIVGDDIKLCLAYNGNIVNVNSLRRYLSNAGYKFRGTSDSEVLALMMLHWLNKGYSIKDSVKNVMEMVDGAYSVTALLNDGTLIFFRDPYGIRPLVYGFSGDGSMLIVASESVALNANGIRDFKVVKPGFLHMFSKEGGNEIVKIADSPGEHLCSFEFAYFARPDSKFNGKYVCEVRQDLGRKLAIRYSDIASRVDCVVPVPQTAVDAAYGFHEVSGKPLQQWIVRDRYVKQRAFILFPEDRRVILQHKYNIMFDRLRGKKIALIDDSIVRGDTLKTLVSTLRESGVSEIHVFVTFPKIIGPCFYGIDMATFQELAAFNRSDEEIRKFIGADSVNYQTIEDFVDCISSKNVCLGCLTLNYPTRYAMKLSRLAMNLALKGVKVKGRITEEFDGDVYG, from the coding sequence ATGGATTATTTAAGACACAACTGTGGTGTTTCCGCTGTATATAGGTTTGATGGTGGTAGTGTACTGGAATACTTGTATTGGTCTTTGGTTTCATTGAATCATAGGGGGCATCAATCGTATGGTATTGTAACCTATGATGGAGATTTCCACTCATTAAAGGATCTTGGATTGATCTCCGATATCCCCATTGATAAAATTACTTCCATGGCTAAGCAGCTTACGGGGGATGTTGGTATTGGCCATGTGAGATACGCTACTAGTGGTGAATCCTCAAAATTCAATTTAGCTTTAGATGCTCAGCCAATAATCGTTGGTGATGATATTAAACTTTGCTTGGCATATAATGGTAACATAGTGAACGTTAATAGTCTTAGAAGGTACTTATCCAATGCTGGATACAAGTTTAGGGGGACTTCCGATTCCGAGGTTCTTGCTTTGATGATGTTGCATTGGCTTAACAAGGGTTACAGCATTAAAGATAGCGTTAAAAATGTTATGGAGATGGTGGATGGAGCATACTCTGTCACCGCATTACTAAATGATGGAACTCTAATATTCTTCAGAGATCCATATGGTATTAGGCCTCTAGTTTATGGATTCAGTGGTGATGGAAGTATGCTAATAGTTGCATCTGAAAGTGTAGCGTTAAATGCCAATGGGATTAGGGATTTTAAAGTTGTGAAACCAGGCTTCCTCCACATGTTTTCTAAGGAAGGTGGAAATGAAATTGTTAAGATTGCAGATAGCCCCGGTGAACATTTATGTTCATTTGAATTTGCATATTTCGCTAGACCTGACTCTAAGTTTAATGGTAAATATGTTTGTGAAGTTAGGCAAGATCTTGGTAGGAAGCTTGCCATTAGATATAGTGATATTGCAAGTAGGGTTGACTGTGTTGTTCCAGTTCCTCAAACTGCTGTGGATGCAGCCTATGGATTCCATGAAGTTTCAGGTAAACCGTTGCAGCAATGGATCGTTAGGGATAGGTATGTTAAGCAGAGGGCTTTCATATTGTTCCCTGAGGATAGAAGGGTAATTTTACAACACAAGTACAATATTATGTTTGATAGGTTGCGTGGTAAGAAGATTGCATTGATAGATGATAGTATTGTTAGGGGTGACACTTTGAAAACTCTTGTTTCAACATTGCGTGAGAGTGGAGTTTCAGAGATACATGTTTTCGTAACATTCCCAAAGATTATAGGGCCATGCTTCTATGGTATTGATATGGCAACATTCCAAGAGTTGGCGGCATTTAATAGGAGTGATGAAGAGATACGTAAATTCATTGGTGCTGACAGCGTCAATTATCAGACCATAGAGGACTTTGTTGATTGCATATCCTCCAAGAATGTATGTTTAGGTTGCTTAACCCTAAACTATCCAACAAGATATGCCATGAAACTTTCACGTTTAGCTATGAATTTAGCTTTGAAGGGAGTTAAGGTTAAGGGTAGGATAACTGAAGAGTTTGATGGTGATGTTTATGGCTAG
- the purS gene encoding phosphoribosylformylglycinamidine synthase subunit PurS, giving the protein MARFKVRVEVWLKDELVDAEGKTVEEALKDLGYDVFGVRVGKVYTFIVESKSPSEAERIVVDMCERLLANPIKDKYFVSVSSHEV; this is encoded by the coding sequence ATGGCTAGATTCAAAGTTAGGGTTGAAGTTTGGTTGAAGGATGAGCTTGTGGATGCTGAAGGTAAAACCGTTGAGGAGGCTTTAAAGGATTTAGGCTACGATGTGTTTGGAGTTAGGGTTGGTAAAGTTTATACATTCATTGTTGAATCTAAGTCGCCAAGTGAAGCTGAAAGGATAGTTGTTGATATGTGTGAAAGGCTTTTGGCTAATCCTATTAAAGATAAGTATTTTGTGAGTGTGTCGAGCCATGAAGTATGA